In Ostrea edulis chromosome 6, xbOstEdul1.1, whole genome shotgun sequence, a single window of DNA contains:
- the LOC125648099 gene encoding uncharacterized protein LOC125648099, with translation MNDMGENNFRSSSTSSYLEPVLQNSPADHVVQEPTESKTNISTPGDTHTNVVQGSQADPYASLNSYKYRHSYTGLRDNPQYDDVYSERTGSVRYDRLQDQVYHLPYQNPITDGNNIENPPEKKLLAFMWCCSITSLIINCPIGVFSVCYSYMAKTESFYPMRRYYRCMALVVSTVAIIGFIITIITVSSVLITISNSRR, from the exons ATGAACGATATGGGag AAAACAATTTTAGAAGTTCATCCACTTCCTCCTACTTGGAACCAGTCTTGCAAAACAGTCCTGCAGACCATGTTGTTCAAGAACCTACAG AAAGTAAAACAAATATCAGCACGCCAGGCGATACCCACACAAATGTCGTACAGGGTTCCCAGGCAGACCCGTATGCTAGTCTGAATTCATACAAATATCGGCACAGCTATACAGGATTGAGAGACAATCCTCAGTATGATGATGTGTACAGCGAGCGGACGGGAAGCGTGAGATATGATAGGCTACAAGACCAAGTATATCATCTCCCAtaccaaaat CCGATAACGGATGGCAACAACATAGAAAATCCACCCGAGAAAAAACTGCTAGCCTTCATGTGGTGTTGTTCTATCACTAGTCTCATTATAAACTGTCCTATTGGAGTGTTCTCAGTCTGCTACTCGTACATG GCAAAAACAGAAAGTTTCTACCCCATGAGAAGATACTACAGATGTATGGCTTTAGTTGTAAGCACAGTTGCTATCATCGGTTTCATCATCACAATTATTACAGTATCATCTGTTTTAATTACCATTTCAAACTCCAGAAGGTGA
- the LOC125647541 gene encoding cytochrome P450 3A24-like: MATLGVWLTGLLIFIISLLILYLVYSTWNFGIFKKMGIKGPPPNPFFGNHMVIAKKGFPEADMMWWREHGDVFGYFSGRSPMLVVADPDMLKEILVKQFQNFTDRIVFKGFNGDLEENLSAQQGKAWKRCRAIVSPTFTSGKLRKMDPLIKEAGDALVQHIKRTIKTNDKVECTWLFGCYTVDVIASTAFGIKIDSQSDPEDKFVRMVSKLIAVKLSSPLLFIAFLLPALGIPLAKLLKVSFVDSEASSFFRKEIEKAINTRDSSKKEYIDFIQLMMEAHNDDPDETNEKRGLTSTEIIANCLLFFFAGYETTASTLSFLAYFLAIHPDVQQKIYEEILSELGDEEPGYDNIGKLNYMDMCINETMRMYPISPRTDRTCVHDAEVKGLKIPKGMDIAIPIWILHHSDKLWENPEKFDPERFSAENKAKMNPYQFLPFGYGPRLCIGKRLALTEIKIAMTKLLREFEIKTSTETHIPPKLKNSGLVKPEDMWLKITQRKST; encoded by the exons ATGGCGACACTAGGAGTCTGGTTGACTGGATTGCTGATTTTCATCATTTCTTTACTGATTCTGTACCTTGT ATATTCGACATGGAATTTCGGCATATTCAAGAAAATGGGAATAAAAGGACCACCTCCTAACCCTTTCTTTGGAAACCATATGGTCATTGCCAAGAAG GGATTTCCAGAAGCTGACATGATGTGGTGGAGAGAACATGGGGATGTATTTGG ATACTTCAGCGGCAGATCTCCAATGCTAGTTGTCGCTGACCCAGACATGCTAAAGGAGATTCTTGTCaaacaatttcaaaacttcacgGATCGAATA GTTTTCAAAGGTTTCAATGGTGATCTGGAAGAAAATTTGAGCGCCCAGCAGGGAAAAGCATGGAAACGTTGTAGAGCAATCGTATCCCCAACGTTTACATCTGGCAAACTTAGAAAG aTGGACCCACTTATCAAGGAAGCTGGCGATGCACTCGTTCAGCACATTAAAAGGACTATCAAAACCAATGATAAAGTGGAGTGTACTTG GTTGTTTGGATGTTACACTGTAGACGTGATTGCCTCAACAGCCTTCGGGATTAAAATTGATTCCCAGAGTGATCCCGAGGACAAATTTGTGCGGATGGTTTCAAAACTCATTGCCGTAAAATTATCCTCGCCTCTCCTTTTTATAGCAT TTTTACTTCCCGCACTTGGAATACCATTGGCAAAACTTTTAAAAGTGTCATTCGTGGATAGTGAGGCCTCATCATTTTTCAGGAAAGAGATAGAAAAAGCAATCAATACAAGAGACTCCAGTAAAAAG GAATATATAGATTTCATCCAGCTGATGATGGAGGCTCATAACGACGATCCAGATGAAACGAATGAGAAAAGAG GATTAACATCTACAGAAATCATCGCAAATTGTCTGCTGTTTTTCTTCGCTGGGTATGAGACGACTGCCAGCACTCTTTCATTCCTGGCATATTTTCTTGCTATCCACCCAGACGTCCAACAAAAGATATACGAAGAGATATTGTCAGAGCTGGGCGAT GAGGAACCGGGTTATGACAATATCGGAAAGCTGAACTATATGGACATGTGCATCAATGAAACGATGAGGATGTACCCCATATCTCCCAG GACGGACCGAACGTGTGTTCACGATGCTGAAGTTAAAGGTTTGAAGATACCAAAGGGCATGGATATTGCTATACCAATATGGATTTTACACCATTCTGATAAGCTATGGGAAAATCCTGAAAAATTTGATCCAGAGAG ATTTTCAGCTGAAAATAAAGCCAAAATGAATCCATACCAGTTCTTGCCTTTCGGTTATGGACCCAGACTATGTATCGGGAAGAGGCTTGCGCTAACGGAGATTAAAATAGCAATGACGAAACTACTTAgggaatttgaaattaaaacatcTACTGAAACACAT ATACCACCAAAGCTGAAGAACTCCGGTCTTGTTAAACCGGAAGACATGTGGTTGAAAATAACTCAACGAAAATCAACATAA